Proteins from a single region of Sphingopyxis sp. BSN-002:
- a CDS encoding fatty acid desaturase has translation MTTINPPADRIATPAAAMAKTPKSAIADDMAMIRAASELTRDLVNPDARIYWTDFLASTLVGYAGIAAAILAPSTAWMLVAALVAVVALYRAGSFIHELTHIRKNALPGFRFAWNLLVGVPMLIPSFMYEGIHSLHHNRTKYGTVEDPEYLPLALMKPWTVPLFVVAAAFAPLALVFRYAVLTPLSFLIPPLRRIVRERYSGMIINPMFRRKSPEGEFRRQWAWQEGGAWAWSTLLVAAGVFGWVPLRALVIFGSIAAATLVLNQIRTLVAHLWENDGEVLTVTGQFLDSVNVPPPGLLPELWAPVGLRYHALHHLLPGVPYHALPEAHRRLKDALPADSQYHGANYDSLPKLVMNLVAGSAKGAAA, from the coding sequence ATGACGACGATCAATCCCCCTGCCGATCGGATCGCGACCCCTGCCGCGGCGATGGCGAAAACACCGAAGTCGGCGATCGCCGACGATATGGCGATGATCCGCGCGGCTTCGGAGCTGACGCGCGATCTCGTCAACCCGGACGCGCGCATCTACTGGACCGATTTTCTGGCCTCGACCCTCGTCGGCTATGCGGGCATCGCGGCGGCGATCCTCGCGCCGTCGACCGCGTGGATGCTTGTCGCCGCGCTGGTCGCGGTCGTCGCGCTGTATCGCGCGGGCAGCTTCATCCACGAACTGACGCACATCCGGAAGAATGCGCTGCCGGGTTTCCGTTTCGCGTGGAATCTTCTGGTCGGCGTGCCGATGCTGATCCCGTCGTTCATGTACGAGGGCATTCACAGCCTGCACCATAACCGCACCAAATATGGCACGGTCGAGGACCCCGAATATCTGCCGCTCGCGCTGATGAAGCCCTGGACGGTTCCGCTCTTCGTCGTTGCCGCGGCCTTCGCGCCGCTCGCGCTGGTCTTTCGCTACGCGGTGCTGACGCCGCTGTCGTTCCTGATCCCGCCGCTTCGCCGCATCGTGCGCGAGCGTTATTCGGGGATGATCATCAACCCGATGTTCCGCCGCAAGTCCCCCGAAGGCGAATTCCGCCGCCAGTGGGCGTGGCAGGAGGGCGGCGCATGGGCGTGGTCAACCCTGCTCGTCGCCGCAGGCGTCTTCGGCTGGGTTCCGCTTCGTGCGCTCGTCATCTTCGGCAGCATCGCCGCGGCGACGCTGGTGCTCAACCAGATCCGCACGCTCGTTGCGCATCTGTGGGAAAATGACGGCGAAGTTCTGACCGTGACCGGCCAGTTTCTCGACAGCGTCAACGTCCCGCCGCCGGGCCTGTTGCCCGAATTGTGGGCGCCTGTCGGCCTGCGCTATCACGCGCTGCACCATCTGCTGCCGGGCGTGCCATACCACGCGCTGCCCGAGGCGCACCGCCGTCTGAAGGACGCGCTGCCCGCGGATTCGCAATATCATGGTGCGAATTACGACAGTCTGCCGAAGCTGGTGATGAACCTTGTCGCAGGATCGGCGAAGGGCGCCGCGGCCTGA
- a CDS encoding DUF2141 domain-containing protein, which translates to MSKFLSTSLCVALLAVSVAANAEGQVISNDLSKCRSGPSTLVQINGVKAGTGRIRVQSYRANASEWLAKGRWITRVEVPARAGSMTVCVPLPAAGSYGIAVRHDVNGNGKTDLSADGGGMSNNPSINIFNLGKPSYKKTAFEVGNAPRTISISMKYM; encoded by the coding sequence ATGTCGAAATTTCTGTCGACTTCGCTCTGCGTGGCTCTGCTGGCCGTCTCGGTAGCAGCGAACGCAGAGGGGCAGGTCATCTCGAACGATCTGTCCAAATGCCGGAGCGGACCGTCCACCCTGGTCCAGATCAACGGCGTCAAGGCCGGGACCGGCCGTATCCGCGTCCAGAGCTATCGTGCCAACGCGTCCGAATGGCTGGCGAAGGGCCGCTGGATCACGCGTGTCGAGGTTCCCGCCCGCGCCGGATCGATGACCGTCTGCGTGCCGCTGCCGGCTGCGGGCAGCTATGGCATCGCGGTGCGTCATGACGTCAACGGCAATGGCAAGACCGACCTGTCGGCCGATGGCGGCGGGATGTCGAACAACCCGAGCATCAACATCTTCAATCTCGGCAAGCCGAGTTACAAGAAGACGGCGTTCGAGGTCGGCAACGCGCCGCGGACGATCTCCATCTCCATGAAATATATGTAA
- a CDS encoding cyclic nucleotide-binding domain-containing protein translates to MSLLSATQLADVPLFAGLGDSERMELADAFVPRHFADGEAILIQNERAEGLFLIGQGSVDIGKRLPGGGLALLAKVGAGEVIGDMALVGRDLKRSAMGIARGPVSTWYLPADQFRAALSQLRPASLQLQTELGRLVAGRVVAKAADIAGLLAEGPDAFTPRPQRALAPIIEDAFTPEPFLAKLPCCATMTAAQRLAFWNAGARVDAGADTDLALVGAAPDKVWLVVRGAVRSALPHGDGIYQLTVTGPGQLVGIAAMLLEVPHDRLLRTSEQATLLAFDRATFAEMMATGDALSRELGASVNADLVTALDALDQVEARILAMRRGHAVAA, encoded by the coding sequence ATGAGCCTGCTGTCCGCCACGCAGCTGGCGGACGTGCCGCTCTTCGCGGGCCTTGGCGATAGTGAGCGAATGGAACTGGCTGACGCGTTCGTGCCGCGCCACTTCGCCGACGGCGAGGCGATCCTCATCCAGAACGAGCGGGCCGAGGGGCTGTTCCTGATCGGCCAGGGGAGTGTCGATATCGGCAAACGTCTGCCCGGCGGCGGCCTTGCGCTGCTGGCGAAGGTCGGTGCGGGCGAGGTCATTGGCGACATGGCGCTCGTCGGCCGCGATCTCAAACGCTCGGCGATGGGCATCGCGCGCGGACCGGTGTCGACCTGGTATCTGCCCGCCGACCAGTTTCGTGCCGCGTTGTCGCAGCTTCGCCCGGCGTCGCTGCAATTGCAGACCGAGCTCGGAAGGCTGGTTGCCGGACGCGTCGTGGCCAAGGCAGCCGACATCGCAGGATTGCTCGCCGAAGGCCCCGACGCTTTCACGCCGCGTCCGCAACGCGCACTGGCGCCGATCATCGAGGACGCATTCACCCCTGAGCCCTTTCTCGCCAAGCTGCCTTGCTGCGCGACGATGACCGCGGCGCAGCGGCTCGCCTTCTGGAACGCCGGAGCGCGCGTCGACGCAGGCGCCGACACCGATCTCGCGCTCGTCGGCGCGGCGCCCGACAAAGTCTGGCTCGTCGTCCGCGGCGCGGTACGCAGCGCGCTGCCGCATGGCGACGGTATCTATCAGCTCACGGTGACCGGTCCCGGCCAGCTCGTCGGTATCGCCGCGATGCTGCTGGAGGTGCCGCACGACCGGCTGCTGCGCACCAGCGAGCAGGCGACGCTGCTGGCCTTCGATCGCGCGACCTTCGCGGAAATGATGGCGACAGGCGATGCGCTCAGCCGCGAGCTCGGAGCGTCGGTCAACGCCGACCTCGTCACCGCGCTCGACGCGCTCGATCAGGTCGAGGCGCGCATTCTCGCGATGCGCCGCGGCCACGCCGTCGCCGCCTAG
- the erpA gene encoding iron-sulfur cluster insertion protein ErpA, whose protein sequence is MATQLSDITLSPAAAARVRWIADRKGEAEAALRLAVDGGGCSGFTYRFGLAESIDGDDIVTETDGVKLVVDPISIDLVRGCIVDFVDSLGGSSFKVENPNAASGCGCGSSFSI, encoded by the coding sequence ATGGCCACGCAGCTTTCCGATATCACCCTGTCGCCCGCCGCCGCGGCGCGCGTCCGCTGGATCGCCGATCGCAAGGGCGAGGCCGAGGCGGCGCTGCGCCTCGCGGTTGACGGTGGCGGTTGTTCGGGCTTCACCTATCGTTTCGGCCTGGCCGAGAGCATCGATGGCGACGACATCGTCACAGAAACCGACGGTGTAAAGCTGGTCGTCGACCCGATCAGCATCGATCTGGTCCGCGGTTGCATCGTCGATTTCGTCGACTCGCTCGGCGGATCGTCGTTCAAGGTCGAAAATCCCAACGCGGCTTCGGGCTGCGGCTGCGGGTCCAGCTTCTCGATCTGA
- a CDS encoding diacylglycerol kinase family protein: MASVALLSNPRSTGNRALLPRVREYCAAHPDIFHYEVEDVAQIGEAIRTIAMVSPRVIAINGGDGTVQAALTELYSGGHFDGSPPPVAVLPNGKTNLIALDLGAEGNPLKALERVVELVESGHLDDHVIERQLISLDGGDTRPVLGMFLGGAYLADVMLYCRNRIYPLGLPNGVSHVLAAILGLFAIIFGLGGGRLPPKPQPMKVSLIRQGEFKGKFSLLIVTTLEKLLLNIRTSESHGSNGNMKLLATETSVGALFRMLGATWRGTLGQKPLEGVHFQQGDEIRIEGERSNVILDGEIYQAKNGKPIILTSTQPVPFLRLAA; encoded by the coding sequence ATGGCGAGCGTCGCGCTTCTTTCCAATCCGCGGTCGACGGGGAACCGTGCCCTGTTGCCGCGGGTACGCGAATATTGCGCGGCGCATCCCGACATCTTCCATTACGAGGTCGAGGACGTCGCCCAGATCGGCGAGGCGATCCGCACGATCGCGATGGTCTCGCCGCGCGTCATCGCGATCAATGGCGGTGACGGCACGGTGCAGGCCGCGCTGACCGAGCTCTATTCGGGCGGTCATTTCGATGGCTCGCCGCCGCCGGTCGCGGTGTTGCCGAACGGCAAGACCAATCTGATCGCGCTCGATCTCGGTGCCGAGGGAAATCCCCTGAAAGCGCTCGAACGCGTCGTCGAACTGGTCGAGTCCGGCCATCTCGACGATCATGTCATCGAGCGCCAGCTGATCTCGCTCGACGGCGGGGATACCCGGCCGGTGCTCGGCATGTTCCTCGGGGGCGCCTATCTGGCCGACGTGATGCTCTATTGCCGGAACCGCATCTATCCGCTCGGGCTGCCGAATGGCGTGTCGCATGTGCTGGCCGCGATCCTCGGCCTGTTCGCGATCATCTTCGGCCTCGGCGGCGGGCGCCTGCCGCCCAAGCCGCAGCCGATGAAGGTCTCGCTGATCCGCCAGGGCGAGTTCAAGGGCAAATTCTCGCTGCTGATCGTGACGACGCTCGAGAAATTGCTGCTCAATATCCGTACCAGTGAAAGCCACGGCTCGAACGGCAATATGAAGCTGCTCGCCACCGAAACCAGCGTCGGTGCGCTGTTCCGGATGCTCGGCGCAACGTGGCGCGGCACGCTAGGGCAGAAGCCGCTCGAGGGCGTGCATTTTCAGCAGGGCGACGAGATCCGCATCGAGGGTGAACGCTCGAACGTCATTCTCGACGGCGAAATCTATCAGGCGAAGAACGGCAAGCCGATCATCCTGACCTCGACGCAGCCGGTGCCATTCCTGCGCCTCGCGGCCTGA
- the xth gene encoding exodeoxyribonuclease III — protein MKVATFNINGIKARLPRLVEWLEETQPDVACLQELKSSDETMPTKEIEAAGYGFLYHGQKGFNGVAILAKDTQPVEIQRGLEGEPEDEQSRYLEADVHGVRIGSIYLPNGNPQPGPKFDYKLRWMARLRERAKGLLASEIPAILTGDYNVIPHDDDVWDPRGPMANDALMQPESRDAWFRLLGDGWTDAVRSRHPAGGVWTFWDYQAGGWQRDHGFRIDHLLLSPAMADRLVDAGVDKDHRGREKASDHAPTWAVFA, from the coding sequence ATGAAAGTCGCGACCTTCAACATCAACGGAATCAAGGCGCGCCTGCCGCGCCTCGTCGAATGGCTCGAAGAAACGCAGCCCGACGTCGCCTGCCTGCAGGAACTGAAGTCGAGCGACGAGACGATGCCGACGAAGGAGATCGAGGCGGCGGGCTATGGCTTTCTCTATCACGGGCAGAAGGGCTTCAACGGCGTCGCTATCCTCGCAAAGGACACGCAGCCGGTCGAAATCCAGCGCGGGCTCGAGGGCGAGCCAGAAGACGAGCAATCGCGCTATCTGGAAGCCGATGTCCATGGCGTCCGCATCGGAAGCATCTATCTGCCCAACGGCAACCCGCAGCCGGGTCCGAAATTCGATTACAAGCTGCGCTGGATGGCGCGGCTGCGCGAGCGCGCGAAGGGACTGCTGGCGTCCGAGATCCCGGCAATCCTGACCGGCGACTATAATGTCATCCCGCACGACGATGATGTCTGGGACCCGCGCGGCCCGATGGCGAACGACGCGCTGATGCAGCCCGAATCGCGCGATGCCTGGTTCCGCCTGCTCGGCGATGGCTGGACCGATGCGGTGCGCAGCCGTCATCCCGCGGGCGGGGTCTGGACCTTCTGGGACTATCAGGCGGGCGGCTGGCAGCGCGACCACGGTTTCCGCATCGACCATCTGCTGCTGAGTCCCGCGATGGCCGACCGGCTGGTCGACGCCGGCGTCGACAAGGATCACCGCGGGCGTGAGAAGGCGAGCGACCACGCACCGACCTGGGCGGTCTTTGCATGA
- a CDS encoding class II glutamine amidotransferase gives MMYLGEPVQLDDLLFKPDSSLVNQAYMPKMLHMLNLAGFGMMAWDCSSFVPEQPHRYRSPSLPVFDGNLKSLAVKTRAECVIAHVRGVAYSTTVKVSEQNTHPFHFPGAAVAMAHNGDIYRIGEMKGTLMADIDPALLAEISGSTDSEWVYALLLSQLADWRVEPSRDELVAAVQKTVDLIESARRHHGIAISSSCNLFITTGRQILGLRHCFDFGHYRTGSPDQVHEANMSFLSMWFTTGRDYGLHDGEWQMVGGEDEPRAVIVASEPLSSNSATWMPVPEYAMVHAEMDGNLPRFRVIPLAR, from the coding sequence ATGATGTATCTGGGCGAGCCGGTGCAGCTCGACGACCTGCTCTTCAAGCCCGACTCCAGCCTCGTCAATCAGGCCTATATGCCGAAGATGCTGCATATGCTGAACCTCGCGGGATTCGGGATGATGGCATGGGACTGCAGCAGCTTCGTGCCGGAACAGCCGCACCGCTATCGCTCGCCTTCGCTTCCGGTGTTCGACGGCAATCTCAAATCGCTGGCGGTCAAGACCCGCGCCGAATGCGTCATCGCGCATGTCCGCGGCGTCGCCTATTCGACGACGGTCAAGGTCAGCGAGCAGAACACCCACCCCTTTCACTTTCCGGGCGCCGCAGTCGCGATGGCGCATAACGGCGACATCTATCGCATCGGCGAGATGAAGGGCACGCTAATGGCCGACATCGACCCCGCACTGCTCGCCGAGATTTCGGGGTCGACCGACAGCGAGTGGGTCTATGCGCTATTGCTGTCGCAGCTTGCCGACTGGCGCGTCGAGCCATCGCGCGACGAGCTGGTCGCGGCGGTGCAGAAAACCGTCGACCTGATCGAATCGGCACGGCGGCATCATGGCATTGCCATCTCGTCGAGCTGCAACCTGTTCATCACGACGGGACGGCAGATACTCGGGCTGCGCCACTGCTTCGACTTCGGCCATTACCGCACCGGGTCGCCCGATCAGGTGCATGAGGCGAACATGAGTTTCCTGTCGATGTGGTTTACGACAGGCCGCGATTACGGCCTGCACGACGGCGAGTGGCAAATGGTCGGCGGCGAGGACGAGCCGCGCGCGGTGATCGTCGCGTCCGAACCGCTTTCCTCGAACAGCGCGACGTGGATGCCGGTCCCCGAATATGCGATGGTTCATGCCGAGATGGACGGAAATCTACCCCGCTTCAGGGTGATACCGCTCGCGCGCTAG
- the lptF gene encoding LPS export ABC transporter permease LptF produces MNRLPAIDRYIARLVFFPMLGTLVLSAMLLVLEKMLRLFDFVATEGGPVSVVWRMLANLIPEYLSLGIPIGLMLGILLAFRRLATSSELDVLRGVGMSFGRLLRVPYGYAIALAALNLAIVGFIQPYARYAYEGLQFELRSGALGASIKVGEFTKLGNRMTLRIEESYDDGKSLRGIFVRGDNKDGQRVSATASRGQFLATDDPNTIILRLTQGVLIHESPKFAVPRVLTFDNHDLPIPLPKIEAFRLRGGADRELTIPELFVVGKDQKESLKTRLESRANFHFRIVEVMSMFLVPLIAIALAIPPKRSTSSLGVFLSIVMLVTQHKINQYAEDLGARGTIDPLIALWVPFLLFAALAIWMYYTVAHVPGGQPIGALERVAAKGGQRLRGLLRFFQRTPKAA; encoded by the coding sequence TTGAATAGATTGCCCGCCATCGACCGCTACATCGCGCGGCTTGTCTTCTTCCCGATGCTCGGCACCCTCGTCCTCTCGGCGATGCTGCTCGTGCTCGAGAAGATGCTGCGCCTTTTCGATTTCGTCGCCACGGAAGGCGGCCCCGTCAGCGTCGTGTGGCGGATGCTCGCGAACCTGATTCCCGAATATCTCTCGCTCGGCATTCCCATTGGGCTGATGCTGGGAATTCTCCTTGCTTTCCGGAGACTTGCAACTTCGAGCGAGCTCGACGTCCTGCGCGGCGTCGGCATGAGTTTCGGGCGGTTGCTGCGCGTCCCCTATGGGTATGCGATCGCGCTTGCGGCGCTCAATCTGGCGATCGTCGGCTTCATCCAGCCCTATGCGCGCTACGCCTATGAGGGCCTGCAGTTCGAACTGCGCTCGGGCGCGCTCGGTGCGTCGATCAAGGTCGGCGAATTCACCAAGCTGGGCAACCGGATGACGCTGCGGATCGAGGAAAGCTATGACGACGGCAAGTCGCTGCGCGGTATCTTCGTGCGCGGCGACAACAAGGACGGGCAGCGCGTATCGGCGACCGCGTCGCGCGGGCAGTTTCTTGCCACCGACGATCCGAACACGATCATCCTCCGGCTGACGCAGGGCGTCCTGATCCATGAATCGCCGAAATTTGCGGTGCCGCGCGTCCTGACATTCGACAATCACGACCTGCCGATTCCGCTGCCGAAGATCGAGGCGTTCCGCCTGCGCGGCGGCGCCGACCGCGAGCTCACCATTCCCGAGCTGTTTGTCGTCGGCAAGGATCAGAAGGAATCGCTGAAGACGCGTCTCGAATCGCGGGCGAATTTCCACTTCCGCATCGTCGAGGTCATGTCGATGTTCCTCGTGCCGCTGATCGCGATCGCGCTCGCGATACCGCCCAAGCGATCGACCTCCTCGCTCGGCGTCTTCCTGTCGATCGTGATGCTGGTGACCCAGCACAAGATCAATCAATATGCCGAGGATCTGGGCGCGCGCGGGACGATCGATCCGCTGATCGCGCTGTGGGTCCCCTTCCTGCTGTTCGCCGCGCTGGCCATCTGGATGTACTACACCGTCGCGCACGTCCCCGGCGGCCAGCCGATCGGCGCGCTCGAACGCGTCGCGGCGAAGGGCGGCCAGCGTCTCCGCGGCCTGCTCCGCTTCTTCCAGCGTACCCCGAAAGCCGCCTGA
- the lptG gene encoding LPS export ABC transporter permease LptG, whose translation MQQLSFFPSRTMALYVGRLFLIRSFSILFALVLVLQTLDLLGESGKILAVAGNGDSEVWRYVGMRMPQIIETFLPFSVLLGTILTLVTLNQNSEVIAMKASGMSAHQVLAPLFLASFLVAGISFAFNERIVTRSTAALSAWQKVEYAKVPPDSGVRTNIWVRAGNDLINAGTVETSGPGIVLRDVTVYERTQGVLSSMLKADSAKQVAGGWELTNARRFLRRSGSLEQLGTVVAMKGVRPDQFTLAQVDGDELPFPKLASAIADLEAAGRPVDALKGVLWHKISGPLSSILMPLLGAVAAFGLARSGKLFVRAILGMALGFAYFVADNFALAMGDLGAYTPFLAAWGPFILFALIGEMILIRTEE comes from the coding sequence ATGCAGCAGCTCAGCTTCTTCCCCTCGCGCACCATGGCGCTCTACGTCGGCCGGCTGTTCCTGATCCGCAGCTTTTCGATCCTGTTCGCGCTGGTGCTGGTGCTCCAGACGCTCGACCTGCTCGGCGAAAGCGGCAAGATCCTCGCCGTTGCTGGCAACGGCGACAGCGAGGTCTGGCGCTATGTCGGGATGCGCATGCCGCAGATTATCGAGACCTTTCTGCCTTTTTCGGTGCTACTCGGGACGATCCTGACGCTGGTGACCCTCAACCAGAACAGCGAGGTCATCGCAATGAAGGCGTCGGGCATGTCGGCGCATCAGGTTCTCGCGCCGCTGTTTCTGGCCTCCTTCCTCGTCGCGGGGATCAGCTTTGCTTTCAACGAGCGGATCGTCACGCGATCGACCGCGGCGCTCAGCGCCTGGCAGAAGGTCGAATATGCGAAGGTCCCGCCCGACAGCGGCGTGCGCACGAACATCTGGGTCCGTGCGGGCAACGACCTGATCAATGCGGGCACGGTCGAGACGAGCGGCCCCGGAATCGTGCTGCGCGACGTCACCGTCTATGAGCGCACGCAGGGCGTGCTGTCGTCGATGCTGAAGGCCGACAGCGCGAAGCAGGTCGCGGGCGGCTGGGAACTGACCAACGCGCGGCGGTTCCTGCGGCGATCGGGCTCGCTCGAACAACTGGGCACGGTTGTTGCGATGAAAGGCGTGCGGCCCGACCAGTTCACGCTGGCGCAGGTCGACGGCGACGAACTGCCCTTCCCCAAACTCGCCTCGGCGATCGCCGACCTCGAGGCCGCGGGACGGCCGGTCGACGCGCTGAAGGGCGTGCTGTGGCACAAGATTTCGGGGCCGCTGTCATCGATCCTGATGCCGCTGCTCGGCGCGGTTGCGGCTTTCGGACTCGCCCGGTCGGGCAAGCTGTTCGTCCGCGCGATCCTTGGCATGGCGCTGGGCTTCGCCTATTTCGTCGCCGACAATTTCGCACTCGCGATGGGTGATCTGGGCGCCTACACGCCGTTCCTCGCCGCGTGGGGGCCGTTCATCCTCTTCGCGCTGATCGGCGAGATGATCCTGATCCGGACCGAGGAATAA
- a CDS encoding M23 family metallopeptidase, which translates to MRYASLAQKFHFGLIFCASALAAITAPAAHAANAGNDASIVVPDEPDDDGFNPTAQAPGEDSEARAIFQAWRRLDTGLTANIGVSVPSRRPIEKMSLSSSYGMRIHPVTGKLARHNGVDIPAPYGTPIYATADGIVGRAQRLGGYGNYVEVEHGNAIQTRYGHMSSYVVVPGQSVKKGDVLGYVGSTGRSTGNHLHYEVRIEGAPVNPMPFCQSDSMSMAAISGNKKLAMGGPE; encoded by the coding sequence GTGCGATACGCTTCACTGGCGCAAAAGTTTCATTTTGGCCTGATTTTCTGTGCTTCGGCACTTGCCGCCATCACCGCTCCCGCGGCGCATGCGGCCAATGCAGGCAATGACGCGAGCATCGTCGTTCCCGACGAACCCGATGACGATGGCTTCAACCCCACTGCGCAGGCGCCCGGCGAAGACAGCGAGGCGCGCGCGATCTTTCAGGCATGGCGCCGTCTCGACACTGGCCTGACCGCGAATATCGGCGTTTCGGTGCCCTCGCGCCGCCCGATCGAGAAAATGTCGCTTTCGTCGTCGTACGGCATGCGCATCCACCCCGTGACCGGCAAGCTGGCGCGCCACAATGGCGTCGATATTCCTGCCCCCTACGGCACCCCCATCTATGCGACCGCCGACGGTATCGTCGGTCGCGCCCAGCGCCTCGGCGGCTACGGCAATTATGTCGAGGTCGAACATGGCAACGCCATCCAGACGCGCTACGGTCATATGTCGTCCTATGTCGTCGTTCCCGGCCAGTCGGTCAAAAAGGGCGACGTCCTCGGTTATGTCGGCTCGACGGGCCGCTCGACCGGCAACCACCTCCATTATGAAGTCCGCATCGAGGGCGCACCGGTCAATCCGATGCCCTTCTGCCAGTCGGACTCGATGTCGATGGCGGCCATCTCGGGTAACAAGAAGCTCGCAATGGGCGGTCCCGAATAA
- a CDS encoding N-acetyltransferase, with protein MTAHNQGPITIHPVKDKAGKREFVELAFRLNRGDPAWVPPLKGEAFDLLTPGKNPWFEHGKAQLFLARRSGRTVGRISAHIDALALEQPAEQGMGPGTGNWGLLEAEDAEVAHALFAAAEDWLRGQGMHRSLGPLSISIWDEPGLLIEGFETPPTIMLGHNSPLYRAWVEAEGYQPVKQLFNYGVEVRDGFPPLVNRIVAAGEKNARIRIRKVDKRKFDAEAKLIMGILNDAWSDNWGFVPLTDSEIAFVGKKLKDIVFEDLIRVAEVDGEAVAFMIVLPNINEKLIDMEGSLWPFNWARLLWWLRKPKSKRLRVPLMGVVKSLQNSRMASTLAFMMIEYIRRDAVRDYGVEEGDIGWVLDDNQGMNAVAEAINATVNRVYQIYDKPLA; from the coding sequence ATGACCGCCCACAACCAAGGCCCGATCACCATTCACCCGGTCAAGGACAAGGCCGGCAAGCGCGAGTTTGTCGAACTCGCCTTCCGCCTCAATCGCGGCGATCCGGCATGGGTTCCGCCGCTGAAAGGCGAGGCCTTCGATCTGCTGACGCCCGGCAAGAATCCGTGGTTCGAACATGGCAAGGCGCAGCTGTTCCTTGCACGTCGCAGCGGTCGCACCGTCGGACGCATTTCGGCGCATATCGATGCGCTGGCACTCGAACAGCCCGCCGAACAGGGCATGGGACCCGGTACGGGCAATTGGGGCCTGCTCGAAGCCGAAGACGCCGAAGTCGCCCACGCGTTGTTCGCAGCAGCCGAGGACTGGCTTCGCGGTCAAGGCATGCACCGCTCGCTCGGCCCGCTGTCGATTTCGATCTGGGACGAACCCGGCCTGCTGATCGAGGGGTTCGAGACGCCGCCGACAATCATGCTCGGCCACAACAGCCCGCTCTATCGGGCATGGGTCGAGGCCGAGGGGTATCAACCGGTCAAGCAGCTCTTCAACTATGGCGTCGAGGTCCGCGATGGCTTCCCGCCGCTGGTGAACCGTATCGTCGCCGCGGGCGAGAAGAATGCCCGCATTCGCATCCGCAAGGTCGACAAGAGGAAGTTCGACGCCGAGGCCAAGCTGATCATGGGTATCCTCAACGATGCCTGGTCTGACAATTGGGGCTTCGTCCCGCTGACCGACAGCGAGATCGCCTTCGTCGGCAAGAAGCTGAAGGACATCGTCTTCGAGGACTTGATCCGCGTTGCGGAGGTCGACGGCGAGGCAGTCGCCTTCATGATCGTGTTGCCCAATATCAACGAAAAGCTGATCGACATGGAGGGCTCGCTGTGGCCGTTCAACTGGGCGCGACTTCTGTGGTGGCTGCGCAAGCCCAAGAGCAAGCGACTGCGCGTACCGTTGATGGGCGTCGTGAAAAGCCTGCAGAACAGCCGCATGGCGAGCACGCTCGCTTTCATGATGATCGAATATATCCGCCGCGACGCCGTGCGCGATTATGGGGTCGAGGAAGGCGATATCGGCTGGGTTCTCGACGACAATCAGGGGATGAACGCCGTCGCCGAGGCGATCAACGCAACGGTCAACCGCGTGTACCAGATTTACGACAAGCCGCTGGCTTGA
- a CDS encoding ferritin-like domain-containing protein produces MQTLGEAARAVLLTPDPHDKRRAARAFARAWRRGELEHRCDVAMPDQPAWPPKPELLSPGQMPRRRKAGSDRGRIAMIHALAHIEFVAIDLAVDLVGRFGGEFPRAFVDDWIGVAADEAMHFALLDRRLRQLDSFYGELPAHAGLWEAAQATSDDALARLAIVPMVLEARGLDVTPATIDRFRAAGDEATAKILSRIYNDEIRHVSAGTVWFREKCDEMGFNVVETWQSLVKSRFRGSLKPPFNDSARREAGLTQDFYAVIAW; encoded by the coding sequence GTGCAAACGCTGGGTGAAGCTGCACGAGCGGTCCTGCTGACGCCGGACCCGCACGACAAGCGCCGCGCGGCGCGCGCGTTCGCGCGGGCGTGGCGGCGCGGCGAACTCGAACATCGCTGCGACGTCGCGATGCCCGATCAGCCCGCTTGGCCGCCAAAGCCCGAGCTACTGTCGCCCGGCCAGATGCCGCGCCGCCGCAAGGCCGGGTCCGACCGCGGACGGATCGCGATGATCCACGCGCTTGCGCATATCGAGTTCGTTGCGATCGACCTTGCCGTCGATCTCGTCGGGCGTTTCGGCGGCGAATTCCCGCGCGCCTTCGTCGACGACTGGATCGGCGTCGCCGCCGACGAGGCGATGCATTTCGCGCTTCTCGATCGGCGATTGCGCCAGCTCGACAGCTTTTACGGCGAACTGCCCGCGCACGCGGGCCTGTGGGAGGCCGCGCAGGCGACGAGCGACGATGCCTTGGCGCGGCTAGCGATCGTTCCGATGGTTCTGGAAGCGCGGGGCCTGGACGTGACGCCCGCGACGATCGATCGCTTCCGCGCCGCCGGCGACGAGGCGACGGCGAAGATTTTATCGCGTATTTACAACGACGAAATCCGCCATGTGAGCGCAGGCACAGTCTGGTTCCGGGAAAAGTGCGATGAAATGGGATTCAACGTCGTCGAAACGTGGCAAAGCCTCGTAAAATCGCGATTTCGCGGTTCGCTGAAGCCTCCGTTCAACGACTCGGCGCGCCGTGAAGCCGGTTTAACGCAAGACTTCTACGCCGTTATTGCTTGGTAA